The Erythrolamprus reginae isolate rEryReg1 chromosome 6, rEryReg1.hap1, whole genome shotgun sequence DNA segment GGCCAGCGTCTGTGCCCCGCGGTGGGCGAAGCGGTGCCCGAAGGACAGCCACTCCTTCTCCACCAGAAGGCGGAAGCCCTCCATCGTGCGGTAATAGGGGTCCGAGAGCAGCTGCACCAGCGAGACCACctgagggcagggaggagccGGGGGTCAGGGGGAGCCTCGGGGccaagggggtgggggtgagagGGTCGCTCCCGGGAGGGGCCCTGCTGACCTGCGTGGTGATGTCCCAGCCGTCCTCCAGGCTGACCAAGACGGAGGATCCGGTGTCCAGCAGTTCGACCACAAGCACCGAGATCTGCAGGATCTTATGGATCTGCCATAGACAAAAGGAACAGGCAGCTGCCAAAACTCCTccctccagccccccccccccgtgcccccccccccccgggcttccTGCAGTATATGCGAGCAGAGGATAATCCTTCTCCGATTCACACGCCCCCATTCATAATTCACACCGTCTCtttgcccccccctccccacccggcTGTTCTCCCGCCAGGGCCCTGCGCCTACGCCCGTCCTTCAGGCTGCCCAATGCCCCCTCTCGGCTTCCAAGCATTTATGTGAATGGCGCTACAACACATGTAAACTAACAATGTATGCTTGTTCCTTTAAGAGAGGTGCGCTGGTTGACCAAAAGAGGCAGCCAACAGAGttcttcttggggggggggggagtgttattGATTAGTAGTTGCTGTGCGCATAGAGCCGTGTGGTGACATGTGGTTTGTCTATGGCAGtttgccttgtgtgtgtgtgtgtatggtttgGCTTGTATAACGACTGCTCTATATCTGTATATCTGTATATCTACTTGTACTTATTGGACTGAATAATCCACAGCTGCCACGTTTACTCTGTGTTGGGTTTGTATCAGGGATGCTGTATTTTTCCTGAGCCACCTAACATGAATTATGCAGCTGCCCCTCTCTCAGACGCATGGggctctgggcagcatacaataaaataaattacagaaTGTAAGAAACCAAACAACCGACCGCTGGACATCATCTAAACAATGATCGAGGCAGCCGGGGGTCGGGCTCCAACCCACCTAATCCCAGAGGGGGCAGCGTCCCCAACGGCCACGGCGGGAGAGGCTCCCCCTCTGCTAacagccccctccccccgctgCTGGGTCAACAGCCTGAGCGGAGCAGTCGGGGGAGGGTCAGGTTGTGGGACCTGCCTGTtcatcccaccctccctccctgaaAGCCTTCAAGCCGCCTCCAAAAACATTAAACCATCGTGGGAACGAAGCCCAGCCAGGCACCAAAGCCGTCCAGTGCCCGAGAGAGGGGGACGGAATGGAagggagtaataataataatatcctgaaAACAGGGCCAGCCAATGGGGCCGGACTCAGCCCAAACCCCTCGCGTGGCCCCCTCCGCCCCCCATGACTAGGGCTGCCTTGCTCTCCTGCAGGAGACGGGGATGGCACGGCCTTTGCAACATcaagggggtgtgtgtgtgtgtgccaacgGGGGGGGGGTAGTCGATGGGTCAAGACCggagggggaagaggggggggCTGGGCCCAGGCTGCCTGCCACTCACCTGCACCAGCCACTCCGACTCCTCCAGGGAGCGCAGGTAGGTGGGGCCGGACTCTGGGGAGGGGCTGCCCGGGACACAGGCCTTCATCAGCTTCTTGAAGCTGCTCTTGACCTGCCGCGCCTCGAACACCTCGATGGGGACCATCTCCCAGTGCTGCAGAGGGTCCGGCTTTACTCCCTGGGAAGCACAAGGAAGGAAGGTCCTTTTCCCCCCTGGCCACCGCCTCCCCGGCCCCCCCGGCCTCCTCCCAGCCCCCCTCGGAAGGACCCAAGAGTACCCGCAGTTGGGACTTGTCTCCGATGATGTAGAGCTGCCGGAGGAAGCTGGCGTCCGAGGGAGACCCATTGGGCTGTGCCCCAAACTCTTTCCCCGCCAGGCGGGACCCGATCTCCACGTTGAGGGCGTAGCTGCTTAAGCGGCCCCCGGCCCGGATGCTGCCCCACTTGCCTGCAAGGACAACGGggcccatcaccaccaccaccaccaccacgggAGACGCAGCCCCTTCGGAGCGAGCCGGCCTTCTGCAGGGAGGCAGGACCTGTCTGTGGCAGAGGGGGGTGGGGGCTGTCCTGAGAGGGGGCCCCCACGGACGCAGGGAGACGGGCGCAGGACGGTTAGTGCCGAGCCGGAGGAGAGGGGGGTCCTGCCCGGATGGGGCTGGTGGGGGGGGATGAGTTAGCCACACGTGAGGAGCTCCGCAGCAGAAACGAGGGGGCTCCGTGTCCATACGATACCTCGGGGGGAGTCGGGCTTCCTTGAGGCAGCACTCTTGGGGCTGGAGAAGGTGATTACCCTACTTCTGTGACCTACAGCTGAGAGGGACACGATGGAGAGGCAGCTCAGCtaggggagaagggggggggcatgGGGACTGCTCACTCTcaggagggggggcagggggcacaAATGGCCGGATGGAGGAGCAGACGAGATGAATGACAAAAGCCTGGGAGACCTGTGGGCCAATCTGGGACCCCCACCCGCCCCTGCCAGGAGGGGGTGACGTGCCTCTGTCCCCCCCAAACGCTCCCTTCAGCAGCTAGCGAGGGAGCCAGCCGGCCGGCCGGCCAGGGGTGTCGGCAGAGGCTGCTGCCAACGTCTCACCTCCACGGCTCCCTGTGCCGGACCCTTCGTCTCTCCCGCCCATCACCTGCTTCATGAGGGACCCCAGCTTGGGCTGCCTCTTCTCAGATGAATCTGTGGCACCAAGAGAGGGTGGAGCCTttacctccctcccctccccctgtccTAGATCCCAGGGCAGGAGACCCTCCACGCCTGCCTAAGCCTCCCCCTGGCACCGCGGGGCCCCTTCCCTGGTGGGGGAGGGCAGGGTCCCAGGTCAGCCGTTCCAGGTGGAGCCAACGCCAGTCAGACAAACAaggaatgagggggggggggctgcggaGCAATGAAATGGGGAGGGGGACACCTGCCAACGAACGTCATGGAGCCACAGGAGACTCACCTAGCCACGCCGTCCTTCCCGCAGCCTCAGAGCTGCCACGCCCAGAGGGGCTTCTTGAAGCGGCCCCTCTTGTTTCCAGCCCCCAGCgcaagccccccaccccacccacccaccctcgcgCTCACCTGAGTGGCTCACGTGGGCAGAGCTGAAGCCGCCACTGAGCGTGTTGCGCCCGCCGGCATCCGCATAGTGGGGCATGGAGTGGATGATGGCCTGCAGGTACTTCTCCTGCTCCAGACTGGTCGAGTCTGCCTGGGAGGGGCCTGGAAAGAGAGGCAGGAGGAGGGGAGGGCCTcgggcgggggaggggagggcaggaGGAGGGGGCACTGCAAAGAGACCCCGCCCTCGAGGTACCTGGGGCAGGGGCGTTCTGGGACTTGAAGAGACCCACCACGCCCTTCCCGTGCAAGCCGCCCGATCGCAGCAGGACCGCCTTGGTGCGCGAGTTCCGCCAGCAGACCACGGGGAAGCGGTTCTGCCGGTAGCAGCGCGAGATCCGCTGGACCGTGTTGTCCTGGATGCTCTGCGGGATGATCAGCAACCCTGGGTAGCTGCGGAGGCAAAGCAGAACCGGTAGCCCCGGTCGGTGCGCGTGGCCTCTTCGCGGGGAGACCGGGAGGGGAGGCGCCTCTGTTCCCGGGCTTCTCAGCCCCAGCCACTTCGGCCACCCGGTCAAGCCTGTCCTGCGGTCGGGGACCCTCGGGCCAAATCTATGACGACAACACAGGCACCAAAGGAGGCACCACCACGCAACATTTTGGGTGACCATATGCTACCATACAATAGAGTAGGTAGGGAGGTCgatagattagataggatagataaatgattgattggttgattgattggttggttggttgaatgAATGAAGGCTTTGAAACCAAACATGGAATTTTCACACCAGATGTGGGAACCGAGACTATTTGTCTTGACGTCCCAGAAGGCAGCTGCCAATCCAGCTGAGGCCAACCAGAAGCCCAGGAAGAGGAGCAGGGCGGGGCCCACACGGAGTAGCCCCACCTGCCTCAATGCCAAACGCCATTCAGCCCCACCGCGTCCCCCTCTTCCAGGTGTTCCTAGAGCCCCAGGCCGCCTCGTCCCCTGCCCCCACCGTCCACCCCCTGGGAAGCGTCCCTGGCACATCCGCGGGGCTCCCTAAAGCAGCTGCAAGCCATCGCGGACTCTGAGGGGCCCCTCGGTTCTTCCCGTGACAGCTCCCCCTGAGCCCCCTAACCCTAAGAGctccgccctccctccctccctccgcggcCTCCAGGGCAGCCCCTCCCCTAGTGGCCCACCTCCTGCAGATGGCGTACATCCGGTTGACGGTGGAGATGCGGAAGGGCTCGTTCTTGGAGCGGGTCAGGCTGTTGCTGAGGGTGCCCAGGCCCAGGCGCTGGTAGTCCCGGCAACAGGCTCGCTCCACCAGGTGCGACATGGTCATCTTGTCCGAGGGCCGGAGTGCAGCCGAGGGGGTCAAGGTGCTCCTCTCCGCCTCTTCGGACACTGCAGGGGGTGGCAGGGGGCGCGTCAGGGAGGGGCTACCAAAGAGGGGCTCCCTCCGCCTGCCGCCCCCACCCGTGGCTGTGGCTGTGGGGCCCTACCGGAGATCTCGTCCTCATTGTCCTCGGGGAAGGGGTGATGGCTGCCCCGCTGCTCCCAGGGAGGCGGGCTGTATTTCTTGCGGGTGACATATTGGCGGCCGATGGTCCTCTTGGCGTTCTTCACCAGGTTCTTGGAGATGGTCCTACAAGAGCCAGCGGGAGAGGTCGGCCCCCTGCAAAGTGGaaggccccaccccaccccctcctTCCGACCCCGAGcgtcccccacccttcctgtctccCCCGCGTGGGGGCGCTGGGGCTGCCCAGCCTCCCCCAGGAGCCTCCGCTCACGTCAGGCCGACCCAGGGAGCAAAATCAGGGGCTGCTCACCGCCACCCCCCTCGCCCCCACGATGCCCCCCACCTGAGGGAGGggttcttgtccttgtccttggCCGGCAGAGCGGGCTTGCTGGCCTGTCCCACCGTGAAGGCAAAGGTGTCGGAGACGTGCTGCGGGTAGCGCAACTTGCTGAGATGCTTCCGGAAGGTCTCTGCGCTCTCGGAGGCCACTTCCTCGTCGAAGACGATGCGCAGGACCTGCAGGGCGGACGGAGGTGGGCtcagctcccccctccccactttgctTCCCCCAGCACCGAGgccagagggatggggagggggtgggggggccCTCACCTGGAATGTGCAGGAGCGCAGCTGGAGCTGAGCGCATCCGTCCTGCAGGAACTGATCCAAGGGCGCCTGGGCGGAGACCTTCTCCTCTTTGGTCAGGGAGGCAATGGGGAAGGAGCGGACCACCACTTGCTCTCCCACTGCGGGGAGGGGAAAGGGACCGACGTCAGCCACGGGGCGACCCTCCTTGCGTTACCCGGCTCATCCCCGGGGGCCTCcaggcagcctccccccccccctcctcttggTGGTCTTCCCTGCCCTCTCTCCTAACATCGTGGCGACCAGAACCGGCTGCCGGATTCCAAGTGGGGCCTGACCGAAGCCTTGCAAAGCGGCATCAACACTGCGCCTGACCTTCAGTCTctgctggcttttccagcagctgcTGCCCACGGCTGGCTCCCATTCCAACGGCTGCCCACTAgggctccaaggtccctctcacaggtGAGCAAAGTACCACACCTGCTGTGAATTTCATTTGGTCCGAGAGCCCCCGTTGCTCAGGCCTGTGTCCTGGCTGCTCATTTTGGAGGCTTATATATTGGTCCTTTTGTTTCTTTTAGTGGTTTGATTAAGCTGCCCAGAGATATTGGCTGAGATGGGCAGCGGTCGGAACCGAATGAACGGATGGACTATCGAACTGCGTTTGTTCAGGTCCACCCAGACCCGATTTATTCATGAATGACTTGGATTAAGAGCGTGAGAGAATATCAGATTCGCTGACCACCAATGTGCAGTATTTCAGGCTGACTCAGCCAACTGCtcggagttcgatcctgaccagctccaggtggactcacccttccctccttctgaggtgggtcaaatgaagagaCCCCGATGGTTGGGGGCAGGAGGCTGACTCTGCGCTATGGCTCAAATGTTGCCAAGAATGGAACGGAATTTAAAACAATATCGATACAAGTAAAGAAGTGACGAAATAAAAACGCAACGTCCGAGGGCCACTTGGCTGCAAAACAAGCAGACGCGACTCTCGGCTCCTCTGGAGTGGACGGAGAGAGCCAGGGTtggccccctcccacccacctcaAGGGCCCGGTCCTGGGCACCCGATTTCAAGGACTCCCGCACTGGACTAGGGCTGGTTAAGGGGAGATCGGAGAAAagacggggagagagagagtctACAGACACCTGAATGGGGGTCACCCAGTGGGGGTCATGTCTCTCTCAGCCTTCAGCTGGGTCAGGCGGCTGGGCCCGGCCTCCTCCAAGGAGCCTCCTGCCCCCCGGCCCTCCCTCCCAGGGGCCTGGACTGCCCTGGCGCCCCCTTACCTAGCGGGTCAGTGGGCGTGCCCTTGAAAATGATGCGGTAGGTGGTCAGGAAGACGGCTCCTTCGGCCGGGAGCAGCGGGGGCCCACCGAGGCTGCCCCCAGCGCCTTCTTCCCTGCCGTCGGGCACCAGGTAGACGCGCAGGCCCCCCATCACGCTCTCCTCCCCCATCAGCAGGTTCGGCTGGAGCAGCTTCGGCTGTGGGGAGCAGACCCTGCTTACCTCCATCCCGGAAGGCcgcctgcccccctcccccgccccccgccccccgggaAGCCTCACCTTCTGTATCGGAGGGAGCCTCTTGCTCTCCCGGTGGACGGCGTCCAGGGTCTCGATGTGCATCTGGACAATGTCTGGGGGGAGGTGTCATGGGGAGACGGCCGTGAgagcccctccctctctctgggcCTCCCCCGCCCCCTCCCGGCTCAGGGGGGAGGGGCACCTGCCTGGGATCATGACATGCAGCCCCTTGAGGTGCTCGTTGGTGACGCCGCTCTCGGTGCAAACCTTGTCCACAAAGCGGTTGATGAACCGTACCACGTAGTTGGCCACGTCGGAGCTTTCGGCATCCTCAAAGCCACTTTCAGTGTCGTAGCTGTCCGCCACACTGCCAGCGATGCTGGGGGAGGCAGAGGGGCCCCTGAGCAcagcccccctcctctccccaccccccgGCTGGCTGGCTCAGCGGGACCCCTCCCACTACCTGCTGGTGATGAGGCTGTTGCTGACGCTCTCGGCGTCCCCCAGCGCAGCCCCCCGCAGCAGCCGGTTCTTGCTGGTGTCCAGGGGCAGCAGGAGGTAGCTCATGCGGTTGGCGTAGTGGATGGCCTGGCTGAAGACGGTGCTCTCTTCCTTCTGGATGAGCTCCTGCTGCTTCTCCCGGCCCATGGTGGGCCACAGGCGGCACTGCACGGCAGCGATGTCCAGCGCCGACCCCTCCTCGGCCACCTGGGAACCAGCAGTTGAGCCGGGAGCCCAGCCCCTCCCCGCACTCCCCGCGGCTCTGCTCCTCCTCCCCAGCTCAGGCCCACACCTTCTCCGCCGAGTCCTCCTCGTGGCTCTCCAGGTAGAGGGCGCGGATGTGGTTCTGCACATCGCTGTAAAACATGGCTTCCCAAAACTGAAGGTTGGTCCACACCAGGTGCTCCTGCACGCAGCTGTAGGCAAACTGGGTGATCCCGGGGCTGAGCTTCTGCAGGGCGGcacgaggggaggggagggggggagggaagggaagggaaggaaggaaggaagagaaagaaggaaggaaaggaaggggaaggaaggaaggaaagagaaagaaggaaggaaaggaaggaaggggaaggatggaaggggaaggaaggaaggggaaggaaggaaggaaagagaaggaaggaaggggaaggaaggaaggaaagagaagagaaggaaggaaggggaaggaaggaaggggaaggaaggaaggaaagagaaggaaggaaggaggaggaaggaaggggaaggaaagagaaggaagggaggaaggaaggaaggaaggaaggaaagagaaggaaggaaggaagagaaagaaggaaggaaaggaaggaaggggaaggatggaaggggaaggaaggaaggggaaggaaggaaggaaggaaggaaggggaaagaaggaaggggaaagaaggaaggaaggaaagaaggggaaggaaggaaagagaaggaaggaaggaaagagaaggaaggaaggaggaggaaggaaggaaggggaaggaaagagaaggaagggaggaaggaaggaaggagaaggaagggagggagggagagagggagggagggaggaagggaggggaaggaaggaaggaagggaggggaaggaagggaggcctTGTGAAGGAGGGCACccgccccacccaccccccgctcTCCTGGGCCAGCGCCATCCCACCCCCGTGCCAGCCAGGCTACtcacgcggcagaaggcggtgacCAAGGGCAGGAGCGCTGCGGCCACCCCGTGCTCGTCCGTGGCATTGCAGTCCTGTGGTGAGAGGCGAGAGCAACGCTGCAGCCGGGCGCTGTGGGGGTTGGGGGtgaaggggaagggggggggtctCCAGCCGCACCTGCAGGCAGCAGTTCATCATCCGGACGATGAAGTCGAACTGCTGGGGGTCCAGCATGGCCCTGTTCTGCTGCACGTGGAGGTTCAGCTCGTGGCTCAGGCACTGGCGGGCGGCCCGGCTCTTCATGGCCCTCAGCACGGCCGGCAGCAGCTGCGGGGCAGACCCACCAGGCGCTCAGCACGGGGGCCACGCTGTCCTGCCCAGTGGGGAAGGGAGCCCTCCTCCCCCGCAGTTGGCAGCcagtcctccccccctccctcccccatcctgGGGGTTCCGTCCGGCTTCAGGCCACGGGTCAGGGGAAAGGCCTCCAGCCACCTTTCCCCAGTGGGAGTATCTCGGCCCAGAGCCCCCTGCCCGGCACCTTCTTGGCTTCCAGCATCTTGCCCTCAAAGACGAAGGAGATGCAGTTCCTGACCACCTCCAGCCGACGGGCACTATTGGCCAGCAGCATCCCGTTCCGTTCCGTGAGGGTCCCTGGAAGAGAGAAACGCCAGCCTCTGCCTCCCTCCACCTCACCCAGGCCAGTGGGGGCATTCAAGggccctgacccccccccccctgcacctcCCCAGGGCTCCACCCCCGGCCTCTTCTGGAGCTTCTAAGCAGGAGGCTGCGGGGCTGGCCAAAGGACGGACCGGAGGGGAGAAGGCCAGCTCCTTCGACAGGGCAACACGGAGGCTCCCGAGTCCAGGGTGGAGGCCGGGAGGGTGAAGCCAGCTCATTACAAAGCCGGACGCGAGAGGGGAGTCAGAGGCCACCCAACGAATTTGTGGTCACCAGATCTAGAACAGCCAGAAGTGACGCCAATCCGGACGGTGCCACCGCATCTCCCGAGAGAGGGGGCCACTGGCGCTGGGCAGCTCCCCCCTGGCCACTGGGGACTTCCTGGTGACCCCGGAACGGCCCAGAAGGCGAGGTGGCCCTTGCCGGACCCTGCCTGGGGGATCCTGTCCTACCAAACCCAGCAGGGGCCGTCGAGAGGGAAGGCTGGGACCTCCGGCTGACCCTTTCAGACCCTGAATCCTCTGAGTGGTCAACTTGTGCTCTAGATTCATGTCCGGCTTTTCTCCTTTGCTCCAAAGAGAAACACCCCCCCACCGGGGCCCCTCCCCCACCATCGCCATTCCTTTGGCTGCCCACTGCCCCTGGTCTCCGGACCCACCAAGGGCTGCAGGGGCTGGAACCCACATACCCAGGGGCGGCCCTGATGGCACCACAGCTTTCTTCTCCGCCTTCACCAAAGGAGGCGCTGTCTGCTGTTTGGCCGTGGCCTGGTCAACGATCCACTGGATGGTCCCTTCGTCCAGGTGGGGGAAGGGCTTCTGATGCAGGCGCAGGTGGCAGCCTTCCGTGGGCTTCTGCACCTTGTGCATCGTCACGGCCGGGTAAGGGTTCTCCTGGAGCAACAGAGCCGGCGGCGGCAGCAGAGGTCAAGGGCAGCGGCCGTCCGCGCTGGGACCAAAGCTCACCCCCACCCAGCCCTCCAACTATCCAGCCACGGGCAGCACACAGACAAGGACAGGGAGGCCCAGCCGGATGCCCAAAAGCTACCCACCGGTCTGGAGTCTCTGCctgcatgtgtgtggggggggagggggggacggGGCGGccggaggggaatcccagccaaGCGCCTATGCAGTGCAGGGCCTGTGCCCCCTGCCCAACCCTCAAAGCGGGAACAAAGCAGGGGATGCTGGGGGGGACGTACGTTTTTGTAGAGCTGCTCGGCCAGTTCCTTGACCTGGCGTAGGATCTTGGCCTGGTTTCCTTCATCGGCCTGCGTCCATTTGGCTTCACTGGCCACAAGctaagaaaggggaaaggaaggttTTCGTCCAGCACCCCAacgcgcacacacgcacacacgcaggcccgccagtcagctggagcatCGGGGGGGGCCCTCGGGGTCCTTCCCCACAAGCCTTTCACCTCGTCAAACAAGTCCGTCTCCCGGTAGGGGGGCCCCCTCTCGGTCACAAAGCCCGCGAAGGCCATGCCCTCCAGCACCTTGGGCAGGAAGTCGTCCTCCACCAGGCCCCTCTGGCCGAGGAAGGCGGCCtgcagcaaggggggggggggagagagaagcccAGGAAGGGGGCCtgtgctgggggtgggggaaggccagAGGCCCCCAAGCACAGAGGCCCCCTCTCCTGAGAAAGGGACCCGCCCCAGCCCCCTCCCACCCTGCTGGGCATAAACCCCTGGACTCCACCGCCCACTCATGTCACTCATGTCACGCTGGGTGAGCCAGGGGGCTGCTCGCTCCGAccactctcctccgctgcctacCTTGTGGAAGCGAATGACCGGCTCCGGGTGAATGCGGATGGTGTGCAGGGACCAGCGGTAGCCCTGCAGCAACTGCGCAAACAGGCGGAGGAAGACGGCCCGGATCTCCTTGTCCTGCAGCCAGATGAGCGAGGGAGGGGGGGTCAGGGGGCACGTGCCCCCCCACCCGTAAAGGCccctgcacgcacacacacaccccgcagcCCCTTGGCAGAGCTGTGCGCTGAAGGCTCGGGACGGAGGGGGGGCCCCGgagctcccccccctccccctcctgcagAGGGACCACCGCCCCGCTCACCTGCATCTTGAGGGAGGAAGCCGAGACGGTGGAGGGGGGGAAGGCCAGGTCCGCCATCTCCAGCTCTGGGTCCAGGACCTGCTCAGAAGACAAAAGTCAGCAGGGGATTCGATCAAAGGGTAGGTGGTCATGAGGGGGCTTACGTGTCTTCCCCCTTCTTGCGCTCCAGTGGAGCCAGGGAGGTGCTGGCGTGGCCAACGCCCAAACGCCAGCTGGACCTTGGGAGAAGCGCCCTTCCGCCACCGGGACCAGCTCTTGTGTCCTATGTCCCTCCAGGCCCCCCCGTTCCTGGCCCTCTACGGCGGCCTCACCTCGGTTCCGTCACCCCGCCTGCCCGGTAGTTCACGGGCCCCAGCCCAGCTGCCCTGGACACACGGTGGTGGGGGTGTCCTTcccactgcccccctcccccggtgGCTTTAAAGTTCTCCTGGTCcactttctgccccccccccccccgcctgagtCTTCAGGGAAACTACATTCCCTGACGCTCCCAACTTCAGGGCCACAGGGTGGACAGAGACTTATGTGCAGAGACCTTTCCTTTGTCTGGAAACGTGGAACATAAGTGGAGCATATGTGCTCCTCAGAAAAAGAAACGTTTCCTctttagaaaaattaaaacaagGCATAATTATTACATTGCacaatgttgttattattattattaggaagaTATGAAATACTtgacttgcacacacacacacacacacacacaaatacctgAGTGGCTTTACATGTTAATCCCCAATTAAAACCAGAACTTGTATTGAGTGACGAATGCGGCAGATTTACTGGGGTGAAAGTTGAATTACATGGAATTGAACTTTAGGTTTTTCGTTTGGGGAACATCTCTAAATTTTCAAGGTATTGGTATTGGTTGTATtggtggattgattgattgattggatttataccccgcccctctctgaggactcggggcgacttgcAACATACGgaaaagacaataaaaacatcTTCAATCCAATTAGCTTAAAATTAACTAGTTTCAGAATCCCAATTCACTTCCCTTCCCGCCACAGCCGTACGTTTCCTTCGTCGTCCGGGGCCAAGTACTTAACAGCCCCAAGCCCGAGGGcccaaatgagtcttcagactcttgcgggagggtgggggcagtacgaacctccgggggcagctggttccagagggccggagcccccacggagaaggctcttcccctaggccccaccgaGCGACGTTGTCTAGcagacggggcctggagaaggccggtCTCGCGAGtagtctggcccggtgccatgtagggctttataggtcactacCAGCACTTTGacttgtgtccagaaaccaatcggcaaccaatgcgggCCGCGGAGGGCTGGAGAGACGTGGGCGTGTCTGGGGGGGCCCCGTGAACGCTCTCGCAGCCGcactctgcacgatctggagtgtccgaacgctcttcagaggcagccccaGGGAGAGAGCGTTGCGGTAGTCGCACCTCGAGGTGAAGAGGGCAGTGAGTGGCCGTGAGCAGagaccccctgtccaaatagggctgcaac contains these protein-coding regions:
- the SBF1 gene encoding myotubularin-related protein 5 isoform X7 yields the protein MVLDPELEMADLAFPPSTVSASSLKMQDKEIRAVFLRLFAQLLQGYRWSLHTIRIHPEPVIRFHKAAFLGQRGLVEDDFLPKVLEGMAFAGFVTERGPPYRETDLFDELVASEAKWTQADEGNQAKILRQVKELAEQLYKNENPYPAVTMHKVQKPTEGCHLRLHQKPFPHLDEGTIQWIVDQATAKQQTAPPLVKAEKKAVVPSGPPLGTLTERNGMLLANSARRLEVVRNCISFVFEGKMLEAKKLLPAVLRAMKSRAARQCLSHELNLHVQQNRAMLDPQQFDFIVRMMNCCLQDCNATDEHGVAAALLPLVTAFCRKLSPGITQFAYSCVQEHLVWTNLQFWEAMFYSDVQNHIRALYLESHEEDSAEKVAEEGSALDIAAVQCRLWPTMGREKQQELIQKEESTVFSQAIHYANRMSYLLLPLDTSKNRLLRGAALGDAESVSNSLITSSIAGSVADSYDTESGFEDAESSDVANYVVRFINRFVDKVCTESGVTNEHLKGLHVMIPDIVQMHIETLDAVHRESKRLPPIQKPKLLQPNLLMGEESVMGGLRVYLVPDGREEGAGGSLGGPPLLPAEGAVFLTTYRIIFKGTPTDPLVGEQVVVRSFPIASLTKEEKVSAQAPLDQFLQDGCAQLQLRSCTFQVLRIVFDEEVASESAETFRKHLSKLRYPQHVSDTFAFTVGQASKPALPAKDKDKNPSLRTISKNLVKNAKRTIGRQYVTRKKYSPPPWEQRGSHHPFPEDNEDEISVSEEAERSTLTPSAALRPSDKMTMSHLVERACCRDYQRLGLGTLSNSLTRSKNEPFRISTVNRMYAICRSYPGLLIIPQSIQDNTVQRISRCYRQNRFPVVCWRNSRTKAVLLRSGGLHGKGVVGLFKSQNAPAPGPSQADSTSLEQEKYLQAIIHSMPHYADAGGRNTLSGGFSSAHVSHSDSSEKRQPKLGSLMKQVMGGRDEGSGTGSRGAVGHRSRVITFSSPKSAASRKPDSPRGKWGSIRAGGRLSSYALNVEIGSRLAGKEFGAQPNGSPSDASFLRQLYIIGDKSQLRGVKPDPLQHWEMVPIEVFEARQVKSSFKKLMKACVPGSPSPESGPTYLRSLEESEWLVQIHKILQISVLVVELLDTGSSVLVSLEDGWDITTQVVSLVQLLSDPYYRTMEGFRLLVEKEWLSFGHRFAHRGAQTLASQSNGFTPIFLQFLDCVHQIHAQFPMEFEFSQYYLKFLSYHYVSNRFRTFLLDSDYERLELGLLYEEKGERKGPQPYRSVWDYVERLHKRSPVFFNYMYAPEDGEVLRPYSNISSLKVWDYYTHEALAEGPSYDWELVQQDQGELSEEAGQSDSGTPQSHRRIVWPCYDSCRQVEPDAISRLLEEVQSLEMELGQVPERWKETWDKVKASQLSEGSVLDSKATPSSLLMASSLSHQRRSLGVYLQEAGSGSSTLNLSLDSETSSSSTPSSGKQGGRRSTGTLYSQFQTAESENRSYEGSLYKKGAFMKPWKLRWFVLDKTKHQLRYYDSHLDVECKGVIDLAEVEAITPGTPTMGAPKMVDEKAFFDVKTIKRVYNFCAQDVQLAQQWIDRIQSCLSDA